In Cyclopterus lumpus isolate fCycLum1 chromosome 17, fCycLum1.pri, whole genome shotgun sequence, a genomic segment contains:
- the tmem71 gene encoding transmembrane protein 71, whose amino-acid sequence MFFSGAVTSSPIKRRSRGHSCQSLDVSLLSPDSSYVCSPAAGGAPSSCRRSPRLLTNGYYGVTEDSFSWDGDGNVSLTPCKASVSYKENPVRVFRRRRRTRRSLARLLSDVTESCQSWLDEKVFGGVFRTGQNQNQILDQDQDWARTSQEGPVPLDESTWSGSRFYSTELDDSRSFTYDHTEIPPPPDKVAPSPKMLIQEEICSEICQSKEQFTQLLGGLSEVPPPSPYYTNSCCQASPEHAGFTMKALLFLFTVFILTALSSGCLLWSATVTSSAAAALMLVTKSGPMAEWRRAKTEDITSRNE is encoded by the exons ATGTTCTTCTCCGGAGCCGTCACAA GTTCACCAATCAAACGGAGGTCACGAGGTCACTCCTGTCAGAG CCTCGACGTGTCGCTCCTCTCCCCCGACTCCTCCTACGTCTGCTCGCCGGCGGCGGGCGGCGCCCCGAGCTCCTGCCGCCGCTCGCCGCGCCTCCTCACCAACGGGTACTACGGCGTCACCGAGGACAGCTTCTCCTGGGACGGGGACGGCAACGTGTCGCTGACTCCCTGCAAGGCCAGCGTGTCCTACAAGGAGAACCCGGTCCG GGTCTTCCGGCGCAGGCGGCGGACCCGGCGCTCTCTGGCCCGCCTGCTGAGCGACGTGACGGAGAGCTGCCAGTCCTGGCTGGACGAGAAAGTCTTCGGAGGCGTGTTCAGGACAGGACAGAACCAAAACCAGAtcctggaccaggaccaggactggGCCAGGACCAGCCAGGAGGGCCCGGTCCCGTTGGACGAGTCAACCTGGTCCGGGTCTAGGTTTTACAGCACCGAGCTGGACGACAGCCGCAGCTTCACTTACG acCACACTGAGATCCCGCCCCCTCCTGACAAAGTGGCCCCTTCTCCGAAGATGCTCATCCAGGAGGAGATTTGTTCTGagatctgtcaatcaaaggaGCAGTTCACCCAGTTGCTTGGTGGCCTCTCTGAAGTCCCGCCTCCCTCACCGTACTACACCAACAGCTGCTGTCAGGCCTCACCTGAGCACGCAG ggttcACGATGAAggctcttctcttcctcttcaccgTCTTCATCCTCACTGCTCTGTCCTCAGG gtgtcttttgtgGAGCGCGACCGTCACGTCGAGCGCGGCGGCGGCGTTGATGC TCGTGACGAAGTCGGGGCCGATGGCCGAGTGGAGGAGGGCGAAGACGGAG GACATCACCTCAAGAAACGAGTAG